AGTCCAGAGGGATGCTCATCACTTCTACTGAGAAAAGAACCTCCAAATCTTAATGACAGACAGGGTAACTTAAAAGAGGAAATGTTTGAGGATTATGGTTTTCGAGAAATGGACCAGTTTTGCGTCAAAAGCAGACGTTTGGATCATGATGAGGATCTGATGACACAAGATAGGGGGGAAGGTAAAGCTATATCTGGTACGAGAGCATCTGGAGGTTTGAGAGAAATCGATAGAGATGTTCAGAATGTTGAAACAAGTTGTTCAGATACATGTTCCACTAGAGGAAAGAATGCTGTTGATCAAATGGACAATGGTGGGCTCCTACAAAAGTGTGAGCAGATAAAAGAAAGTGGACTTGGAGGAGATACAGAGGACAAAGACGTTGAAATCATTCAGTGTGAAGAAAAGCAGCAGAGAAAACGGAAGCGAACTTTGATGAATGATAAACAGACGACTATGATTGAGAGAGCTCTCTTAGATGAACCTCATATGCAGAGAAATGCAGCTTTGATACAGTCATGGGCTAATAAATTAAGTCTTCATGTATGTCACATGCACCTCATAATATATAAATGatgtaattttagttttgttGTCCATTTGCGGCAATAACACATGCCTGAGAAGTTCCTACTTTGTGTTTTCCAGGGTTCAAAGGTTACACCTGCACAGCTTAAAAACTGGTGAGGAAGCCTTCATATCAGCACAGATACGCGCAACACGCGTGCATGCACACGCGCACGCACGCATATGACACCAGTCTCTATCCTAGcactttttggtattttttttacgGTTTTCTTTGTCATTTAAAACCATTAACATTGATGCATTGTCAACAGGCTGAACAATCGGAAAGTCCGGCTAGCCCGTGCCCGCGCAGCTAAGGCTGTTCGTCCAGTACTAGAGGTTGAAAATGCTATTCCAGACAAGCAAAGTGAGCCACCACTAAGGCCCAATGACTCACCTGAGAGTCCTGGTGAAGATTCTCATGTCCCAAGAAAGGCCGGTCGAGATCCTGAAAGCTTCCTGAGAACTTTAGTTGTTGTTGGCCGTGCAGATTATGTGGAGTGCAATCCAGGTCAGTATGTAATGTTTGTAGATGGGCGAGGACAGGAGATTGGTAGGGGGAAAGTTTATCTGGTAGAGGGTGAATGGTTTGGATGGAacttgaagaaagaaaagacgTGTGTTGTGGATGTTTATGAGCTTCAGGTTGAAAAAGAGACGATTCTTCCTTACCCTTCTAAGGCTGCAGGCATCTCATTTGAAGAGGCAGAAACAAAGATAGGGGTAATGAGAGTGATGTGGGCTATAATCAGAATATTCACTCTTCGGCCttaatgaatgaatgaatgtaCCCGATATGCTTAAATGGCTGCTGTGAGAGTTTGTTGTTACAAGCAAGCTGTAAATTGTACATCTTTTAGACAGAAATCAAGAATAAGTTTAGCAGATAAGAAATCATCtcaaatttttattctttttgttcaGTATTTTCAGTTAAAAGTCCAGTACATTGTTTACACCCATAGGCTATGCTACTGCTTCAATCAAATAACTGATGACTTGTGTCGAGATTGTACAAAGCTCTTAGAGCCCGTTTGAGACCATctcatctatttttttaatttttttaatttttttttttttattttttgtcaaaaaaagcatatatatatatatatataaacaaactcatttttgttttacattaagtttttatgtattaaaacTTTAACTTAATCTCAAATAGACTTTAAGGCTAGCGAGTGGTGCTGGTTGGTTAGCCGGCCAAGTTGCAGCCAATAATTTCGTTAATTATTTGGcaataagaattaaaaaatgagtatttATAAGAACTTAATTATTGAAATTAGAAATTGAaggattaaattaaaatacgttaatattaaaatgtttttttcttattattttggTACAACTTCTAGAGAGTTAACTAGAAAATAAGAAATGTCCATAAACTCCTGGAACTTATTGGGTGAAGATTCCATGACAGCCCACATTTTTGTGGGCCCATCCAGAGTCGAGGCCCAGAACTAGGCTAAAAAATAGTTGTGGGCCTATCCAGAGTCGAGGCCCAGAACTAGGCTAAAAAATAGTTGTAGGGCAAGCCCAAATGATACCCATATTTAGGACTCAGGTAGAAATCACGTGACATTTATCTCATCAGCCTCAGAGACTCAGAGAGAGACAGTGAGACACTCGGAATTCCAAACGACCTgccgtttttttattttattttattttattttattttatttttatgatacaTGAGAACCAATTACAATaggaaataaaaaacaaaccaGGATTGgacaacccaaaaataaaactaaaaataaaaatacgtGGGAGCAATACTTACGAACATGCCCGCCCATTAGCTCGAAGCATGGATCCCACAAAGCCAGGGTCACCAGTAACGGTGATTTGGATGCTCTGCGAAAAAGGTTGTTGCTAGAGACTCAACAACTCAACTTGGATGAAGTACTCTCGTTTTATTCAAACTAAGCCTTACAGTTACTGTACGTTTATGTTAGAGCATTTACATCTGCCTCggaaattttaataatattttaattttttattctttttcaaacCATATACGTCTCACTATCTCTTTTAGCTATTCACTTGCACaattctatttaatatataCATCCACTTCACGTAAGTGtgccaattctttttttttttggtgtcacGTTAGAATCGTGTTGAGGTATAGATACAAGTTTATATTTGTCAACTCTAACTCGATTcctttaattaaacagattagaCCTCTCaagcttaattttttaatttcgcGTTAGATTCacgagtcgtgtaaaaaattgtcagttcCAAAATGTTATGTGTCGGGTTTGAATTGTATTAAAATATGAGcataaaactatataaatcaACACTAACgtaattcatttaaataaacagatctaacttttcaattttaactctctaattttatgttgaaCATGTATTGGATTTACAAAACGTGTAAAGAATTGTACACcctatttttcttatattttaaaaaatataaaatggagaattaggttaatttttgtttattaatttatttatgcaTTATCGAGTTATAACCCCTTTCTTCTCTTCCCTTCTTTTTCcgtcttaacaaaaaaaaactcaaccgAAGTTGGTGGTGTTTTAAGGTGGGGGTGCATTAGCTGTGCTTGTGGTGGTCCGCGTGAAGTAGTGGGTTAAGTCGCGGCGTCGTGCGGTGGGGACCGGTGAGTGCAGTGCTGTGACGTGCGGGGGTGGATGTGCAAGGAGGTGGTTCGTGCATCTGTGGGTGCTGTGTTGGGCGGACGGTGACCGTGCGAAGGTGGTGGGAGTGCCGACCGGTGGTATTGAACGGTGCTACAGCGCAGGAACAGTCGCGTCTCTGGGCTGAGAGCGGGGGCCGTCGGTGGTGGGCTGAACGGCGATTTTATCTCCGGTATCCGAGAAGGTGGGCGCGGAGGTGTGGTGGTGTGCGGCCGTGGTTAGCCGTGCGTGGTGCTGATCTATAGTGGTCTGTGCGATAGTgtcgaggaagaagaagggtggCTGGCTACAGGTGAATCGCTATTCTTATTCTGGTTTAGCAAAGTTTCTGTTTGGCTGCACGTGTTGGGGTGTCCTATTGTCAGAATAGGATATCCTAGTTTCAGTTTCGGAACAGTATAATTTGATTTAGTTTCTATTGCGGTAACTATTCGGTTATGGTATTAAAATTAAGGTAGTCCTTAGTCCTTATCCCAGTATCATTGTAATCCTCGGATATCTTATTTCTTCTaggggcaaaaaaaaattttaaaaaaaatttatgccatttACACTTAATCAGAAGAGAGAGCTTGGTGTTTTCGATTTGACAAAAAACGTCATGGCTTCCAGTAGAAGCCATCATCAAGAAGAGGCTTCACTCGATTCacgattttttgttttattttattttattttttttcgatttcatAGAATGCCAGAAACATCAAAGGTGGAGATAGATGCTATTAATCTCAAAGGGGAGGCAATCCAGTGGTTTGACCGGTTTGAAGCGTGCCGCCGAAAACCAACCTGGAAGGAGTTTGTGGAAGGGCTCCTTGTTCGATTTGGTTGTTCAGCATATGAAAATGTGGATGTCGAGCTAGCAAAAATTCGGCAAATATTGACGGTAGGTGAATATCAAAGGTGCTTTGAGAGCCTGTCCAACCGAGCGCAAGATTGGTCCGAAAGACAATTAGTGGGgattagggatgtaatcgagccgagccgagtcaagtttgaagatttcaagactggctcgtttatgagtcgagcttaaatagtcgagctcgaattcaaGCTGAGCTATAAAATGTGtgttcaagcttggctcgtttaaaactcgggtgAGCTCAGTTACttgacaagctcggctcaactagagctcgaagtaggctattaaatttttcaatgtgtgatcaaagTGAAGTTCAAACCcgagtttgtgaacaacctccaaataactattaataacataatatgttagtttaacatactaaatactattattaAAGTATTATATTTAATGtgtaatacaatatttatatatatatattgagtaacatatagttaattacatttacttagcatatgttaataaattagataatatgttagtttatgaactaattaGTTAGttcatatataacatatattaagcaacatatataacatatattactaatatacatacttaaatttatataactcatttttagtaatatataagaaaagtgaacgagctaacgagtcggacTAACGAGTTGGGTGAGCGATCTAGTCGAGCTTTAATCGAGCTGAGCTCGcaagcccctatcgagttttgtcaagcgagtcgggtatgtatcacttactaatcgagcgggctTCAACAATAACGAGTGAGTTTCTatagtatcgagctcgagttcgaatTGGGCTAAACCCAGCGggttgtcgaacggactggcttatttacatccctagtgGGGATGTTCATTAAAGGACTTTGACCGGATATCCAACGAGTAGTCAAGGCTCAACGGCCTCGAACAATGATAGCTGCCACTTCATTTGCAAGGAAAGAGAAGGAAAGACTCGGCGAAGAAAACCCGCAAAGTAGTCAATGTGGTAGATAAACCAATGACTGGAAAAAAGAAGCTCATTTTCTACCCTAAATTGCAAAACTCCTACCATGCAAGAGGTGTCAATTGTGATAAAGGTAACAATTTCTGAGTTGGAGTTCCTTTCATCAGAATTTTTAGATATCTCCAACATTGATAATTGTTCTGATACTGAGGAGACCATAATCATGTGTTGGACGAGGAGGATAAATTATTATCCTTAGTGAGTTCAGGATAAACTAGTTGAGATACCGTTTCTACAATCTGATGAAGAATCAAATTATGATTAAGTTTGGCAAGGTTTATTATAAGGGAATCGATTCTACAAATTCAAATGACTACAGAGAGGTGTTTGCTCCAGATTTAGAGGCTCGATTATATGGTGGGTAATGTTGATTCAGAATTTTTCTATGGTTTCCTTGGTAGGagtactattaaatttttttctcttcttccacTTTCATTGCGTACCACTCATGAACCATTACCTTTAACAAGGACATGGTGGCCACCATAGGATCAAGGACAGGATTGGAGACAGATTTCATTGATAATCAACTTTGAGGACAAGGTTATTTTGAAGGATGAGGGGATGATAGGATCCCCATAATATTCCCATGATATTTCTTAATATTTTCCCATAATCATAGTAATTGAATATTATTGCAATCTCTCAAATTGTAGGAATTATTCTGGAAACAATTGCATGATCACAATTTTTTCATTAGTCGGTGATTCTGTGTTAATGATTTTCCTAGAACAAGCTGCAGTCCTCTCTATAAAAGGATGTATTCATTAATGAAAACATCAATTGCTTTATGCAATTTTTGGAAGTTGATTCCCTTGAAGTGATCAATTGGAGGTCTAATTCCCTTAGCTTGAAGCCGtcgattttatttttatttttttactttcaacCGATAAAAACTCTTGGGTTCCTATAAAAACGTTATCACTAAATTCCTAGCTTTGCAAGTGAGCTACGGCTCAAAAAGCATTTCCGTTGAGATTGTGGGTTGAAGACCTACCGAGTGTGTATGACTTACCAATCAAAAACATTTCTATTTTCACTTTCTAATAATtgagtatttttattatatggTATCGGGTTCTCTATTCATTGTCTGCCAAAGAATAGGATCTGGAGTTCTATATATTGGTATTGGTTGATCGTATTCACATGAACATCAAGCCCTTATTTGGTGAACCATGCGTATTATATGGTTTTCTTGTTTGTATTTTCTCTCATATGTTGATTTTTCATGCTTTCACTTGACACAATAATGAGCACCAAATATGTATTTCATCTGTGATACAAAGGCTTAATTTAAACACTTCTTACTGGCATTGAGGGCTCAATCACTCGCCTGCATGATGAACGTTGATTTATCAATTTTGCTCAAGAAAATTTTGGGTatgaaataattttatgaaaccAGGGGTTCACAATTGCCTGTTTGGGTGTGTTTTTTTGCAGTTAGAAAGCAAGTTATGCTCTCTCTTAAAGATATTGTGCCTGCAGCCGGGAACAACATAAATACACAGTTCATACTTTTGAACAAAGGCAAGAAAACATTAGAGGGCCAAAATAAGACATGCTTGGCACTTGTGGCTGACGACACGGCTGCAGTTCACTTCCAGCTCTGGGGGGATGAGTGTGAGGCCTTTGAGCCGGGCGATATTATCCGTCTGACCGGTGGAATATTCTCTTGCAACCGGAAAAATTGGTTGCTGAGGGCAGGCAAGAGAGGGAACGTAGAGAAGGTGGGAGAATTCACAATGGCCTATGTTGAGACACCCAACATGAGTGAGATCGAATGGATTCATGACCCAAGTAAATCTAAGTTTGTGAAGAAGGCTGTTATTTCCTCTCATTCACGCATTTTTCCACCAATGCCTTAACTGCTGTGCCTTTTGCTTTCATGTAATGGTCCGCCAAAAGCTGAGAAAGATCCATAGCTTTTGCGTACCACTATATGTATTTCTTACACTCTTCGCTCCCCTTAGAGCAATATATCTGTGATGTGTTGTAGAACTCGACCCACTCGTGTTTCTTATTCTTATGGTCTAAACTTAGTTAATCAAAGATGATGTGATTTGCATCTCAGTTTGGTGCAAATGAAGAACCATCATCAATGTCAGTATAAAATTGTGTTTACCATTGTTTATGGTGATAAATTAAACAAGGGATTTGAAGAACACTTTGTATAAATTGCTTGGTAATGATCTTCTTAACAATACTTGGTAGATTTGAGCTctgaggaatttttttttccaataaaaacACACGTGTTATATGTTATATCTAATCATTTCTCATGCATTAATAAGGTTCAAAACTATCCAAGAATTTCTTGTACTTTTTCATACTTTATATTCAAACCATTTAAACTAACAATTGAAATTCAATTTCTTCTCTTCAAGTACTTCTGTCGAAATGAGCCACAAGTGAAGTATGAATAACAACTCCAATTTCTGCTGTGCCTGGATAACCTTGTGATACCCCATCTATACCTGGTTTAAAaagtaggggtgtacatgcaTGTGGATATTAACTGCACACATGCGGATGCGTTTAGCAAAAACCCAACTCCAATTTTTGATGCGCCCGGATAACCTTGTGATATCCCATGTATACCTGGTTTAAAAAGTAGGGGTATACATGCAGGTGAATATTAACTGCACACATCCGTTATCCAATTTCTGCTGCGTCTGGATAACCTTGTGATACTCCATCTATTCCTGGTTTAAAAAGTAGGGGTGTACATACATGTGGATATTAACCGCAAATAttcgctatccgcatatgcggacGCGGTTAGCAAAAACCACTATCCGCATGTGTAGATGCGGATAACGGTTTTAGAGTATGTGCATGccctttctatatatattatttttaataaattcactaaaacgtcGTTTTAGTGTTTAATGCCAAAATGACATCATTTTGGATAaggtataggttatgtttacatttgtttggttgttttcttGTGTAACATTTAAGCAAAAAgtcaaaagtaatgtgaaatcacaATATTTTCAATAGATTAtagcttaaaaaaattaaaacaggcccaaaacattaaaaattagcctcttttttttttttttttttttttttttaaaaaaaatcgtttaaaatatgctTTAATAGAGACCTAAAGAATGCCCAAAATGCCCATTAACTAATATgcagatagcggataataaacACAATAACGCACGGATATAAATATCTAAAAAGTATATCCGCATTTACGGATGCGGTTACGACTATTACAAATAACCGCATCTGCATCTGTATATATACCCCCATTAAAAAGGTATTAGAAAGGATAAGAGTATCTATAACACGTTCAGAGATGTCTCCGGTGACTGAAGTCAGGTGGTAAGGGATGAATTAATTTGGAACCACGACCAACGCCCTGCCAACTACCAGAATAGCATCACCAGCATTGTTTGTCGTCCAGATCCAGGAATTCAGATCCAGGAATAGAATAAAGACATGTCACTTGAATTTTTCTCcattaaaaagtttcaaaagatacttcattatttttgaaatgcttcaAAACTATGGCACGTCTCCATTACAATGTCCCAAGTTGTTTCCTATTTTACATACCATTACgtcatcaaaataattaaattttatagaggGCCACGTGCTTATATTACATATAATTAATGAGCAAGTTTCGTATGGCTGAAGTATTCAAGTACATTCAAGACTTTAAAAAAGGAATTTTTCAGAAATCGAGGAATCCTTTTCTAAGTGCTGTAGACAAAATTGATTCaaagaattttgtttttcttctacATAATCCTAAATTGATAAAAACTAATGATAGTACATCAACTATTGACAGGTATTCATCGCATTCTAAATGGTTTATTAAAAAGTCATTCCATCTGATTATgtaaatcaaatataaaatatatttgtgATGCATAAATGAATAGTGTAACTCCACACacatacatttattttttttttatttgattctctttcttttactctctctcttctccttaTCTCCCACCAAAACTCATTTACGCcataacaatattttaatatatttcaaatataGAGAAATTGTATTTCAGAGTACGTTTATATGACAAAATCTATCTTTGTCATATTAATGTCACACTCATGTGAAGCACCtcatatgaagaaaaaaaaaaaaaaaaaagaagatttgtttactttatagcaaataattgtccaaaaaaaatgttcatgttaaaaaaaaaaaaaaaaaaacttatcattgaaaaaatatcttagtattaaaataaagaaagattaaaaaaaaaaattaaataataagtgAAATAATAGATAATTTGATGAATGATACAATTTGAAACCCATTAGTTAAAACAGATAAAGTATGTTTTGATTAACCATTTTACATACAAAAATACATATTCTGTTATGGTCGGAAGCTTCTTCGTGAGATTCTGTGAGATCATTTTCTTTTGGCCGATCGGAAGCAATATTAAGACGACAAACTTCTTGAAGATGAATGTAATCTTCATAAGCTTGAAGAGTAGCTTCTTCTTAATGATTATCCTCCtataggcatgtattatttacagaattcagtattgaattccctATACCATAGAGATGGCCGGTGTTTAGAGAGATTTgaaaatctgctagctctctagttgttgccagtgtgtgatttgatcagctgtgaagtttatcttagggaggaaccctaaggtaaatgattccattgaagaccctttcaggtaggaaacctggttcagaggcgttcgtgttgggttacacgtcagagttcaaggtacgtccactgcatcaggggtatgtgagtgctactgctttgtaactaattttgtcttctgaataatggaaattctgggtttggctgcctaggagtgtttttctcttaattgagtttccacttcgtcaacaaaatatttgcttcctttaaattccgcatttaatattttgttgcacactgttcacacacacacagactacacagttaattagaagtcatattttattttcacaaatTTTTCCTCAAAATCCCACAAATTACATTAAACCCAATATCCTTTCATTCATACAATTTCGTTACTTTCGtgtaaaaattagggttttaggtgCACAAGATTTGATAGCAATGATCATTTTTTATACATCACCAGTGTCATCAGATCTCGTCATTGAGTTAAGAAGGGAAAAGCTAAAAAAACATGATTTACACACTCCATACACACACATCCTCTCACATGGAGTGGAACTCACCACATATAGGTCCCATCTCATGTGAGAGGGTGAATGTGTATGGAATGTATAAATGGTGTTTTTGTAATACCCCTCGAACTAAGAAACTACATAAAACCTTCAACAAAATTTCATCTATGTTCAAAATCATACAATAAAAAAGGTCATGTTCGTCCTGATAGCAAATCTATGTAATTAAATTTCCTGTGATCTTGTTTTAAGATATGAGAGAGTGTTGATCATGCTGATTGCCAAATGGGGTGTGGTATGTGTTTTTTCAACCCTTTGGAAGTGAATATGAtgcagaaggaaaaaaataatgggaaaacttcatttataatttttgatatttcgtcatttttgaaaaaatgtatctaaactttaaaacgtgtcaATTCAGGGTATCcattgttcaatttttttcaattttaaccctctgttagatttttccattaaatcctatcaaatttctcaaaatacctttgtgttattattttagaaaaaaattatgaaaaatttcaaagattcaggcatggatatttttgcaaattctattaaattcttaccaacaccTATATCTtagcaatttatttttatttgtttttcctaaaaaaaatgaatggtattttgaaaattttgacaggatttagcGAAAtattctaacggatggttgaaattgaaattgaaattttttgaaagataaataccataaattgaaactttttaaagtttaagtacatttttttcaaaagtgatgaaagatcaagggttataagtgaagttctcccaaaAATAATCGAGTCTTTATTTAGgttattagttttatttaagTTATTTAGTAATTTAATAATGTGTTTAGGCCAAAGTCAGtcaaattagggttagggtttttgcaAGTCTATTTAAGTATTCTTTTGTAATAAATTAGAAATGAATGAAGAACTATATTTTGTAAGGGAAATACTTTTGGTAGAGCTGAAACTTCTCTTTTTGAGGTGCGACTATTCTCCCTTTTTACAACGAGACTCTGTCAAACTCCATTGTTGGTGTGTGAGACCATTCAATATGGAATctatctttattttctattttgtgaGAAAACTCTACTCCGTGCTACATCAAATTGTTATATGGGCCATTCCAAAACAATTGCGAGATCCAAATTTTCACCCCAAAACAACCTGCTCGCTATGGTGAAAGTATGTTGTGTTCGTAGTAGGAAGATTGTGAGATTCAATTTGTCTATTGTGTTCGTTAGTTTTGTTTGGCTAAGTATGATCTGCACTATGCTATGAAATGTTGTGGAAGATAAGATCCCTGTTATGAAGAGCTCAAGATTTTgtgattgaataaaaaattaaaaagggccttaattatagaaaaatgtTTGTCATAGCTAacaaatttttgtaaaattattcAGTTTCAAGTAATTAAAATCGTTAAAACATGATAGtgtaccaaaaaagaaagaaaaaagtcttAATCTTGAAAGTTTTCTCtgatatttatttgattgtttggatttatttttggaacaaatgttttaaaagaagttttacaaataaattaaagtacTCTAATTGACATACTAAATTATGTAAGcaaactagattttttttttcaaaatgcatGTATTACTTGATTATAAATGTTCGAAATGGCCATTTTTATACATGAGCAACCCACAACAATCTAGTCAAGACCACATGTCCACAAGTACTGATTTTACAAATGTGCAAACAACAAAGATTTTACGAATATGCAAACTATTTTACATTTCTTTGGCTTTAAGAAATTAGCAATAGGCTAATTCAACAGCCGTCTTATCTCTTCAACTGTTTTTCTATGATGTCGAAAGAGCTTTTAGAGCATTTTCGATAGTAGGGCTGGCTCCATGCATTTTGGAAGTCTAAGACGACAAATTTAAATgatgtcttttttaaatttttaaataatatttattttaataagaatattatatttttatttaagacttgaatagggaaatagagagaaaaaaaaaaaatggaaacttacAAAGAGGGgagtttataattgaataaaatattttgaaaactttccatcttagcatttatttatttatttttttcgttttattttgAACATTGGACTTGTGTAGCataatttctatctttttaccatttggaataaattatatattatgagCATTGAATGTTAATCTATGTCTCTTGCAAATGATCCAAGAGAAGAGATGTTTTATTTGTACACACATTATACAAACACTCACATTTGGTGTGGGACCTATGCATGTTAGATGGGTCTCACATACATGAATCACACACCATTTGTTGCTAATGCAAACATTAATGGCAACGATGATGAGGACGGAGGAGTTGTAGGCATTGGTGGCGATGAAGAGCCCGAACAACTAAATCCACCTGGCCAACCCTGCGAACCGGATGAGCCAGAAGCTCCAAGCACTTCGCCTGAAATTCAGgtgaaacaaaaatcaaattctgATGATAAGCAacattcatctaaaaaaaacatgaagacgagtattttgagttttttactTTGTTAGAGTTTGTATCATCTGTTGTCAGCTCTTTGTCCAACATGGAAAATACTGGTCGTCACCATGCTCAAAACTTGATATTGGATCATAAATTAGTTTATGTAATAACATGGGTGGAAATTGTATAGCCTTTccaatgttttttgtttttatgaataAGTAATTTTGTTGAGTATGGGGACCTACATAGACCCTACagatttaatgatgattttgaaaagtgaaagGATGAGAGAAAGGTCATGGGAAGAAAGTAATCATTTCTCATGTGCATATTACAgactttcaaaattttctcccaAATTTGTATCCCAAccattcaaaatcaagaaacATTACATTCTACACTATTTTGTTATTCGATTGATGTAACAGTATCTAtcggtt
Above is a genomic segment from Alnus glutinosa chromosome 12, dhAlnGlut1.1, whole genome shotgun sequence containing:
- the LOC133851746 gene encoding uncharacterized protein LOC133851746 produces the protein MLSLKDIVPAAGNNINTQFILLNKGKKTLEGQNKTCLALVADDTAAVHFQLWGDECEAFEPGDIIRLTGGIFSCNRKNWLLRAGKRGNVEKVGEFTMAYVETPNMSEIEWIHDPSKSKFVKKAVISSHSRIFPPMP